The nucleotide sequence GTTTGTAAAGGTGTGCCTTTACATTTGCCAGTTGCCTCTTATTGATGTCGGTAGAGCTTAAAATCAGCTTTTCATTGTACGTATTTGCCTTGTCCAAAACGTTGAAAAGATTCAAAAATTTTGAATCTGCATTGACGCCCAATCTACCTACATAGAGCTTGAATTGGCGTTTTTCTGACTTAGTCAAAGACTTAATCAGTACAAATAAAGGGTCTTTTTGGTCCTTTGTCATCAATTAATTACTATTTCAACTTACAGTATTTCAGATATTTAGACATCCTAGATGTGGTTTGAACATCGTAGGTTGGGTTGTTTCGCTTTCGCGAAAGCGAAACACTAAAGATACATTAGTGTAACAATAGTAATATTTAAGTAGCCCAAATGTCAAAAAACAACGTTCAAATCTTTGATACGACTTTAAGAGACGGCGAGCAAGTTCCCGGTTGCAAGCTCAATACTGACCAGAAAGTACGCATCGCACAACGACTGGACGGTCTAGGTGTTGACGTGATCGAGGCTGGTTTCCCGGTATCAAGTCCTGGTGATTTCCAGTCTGTCGTTGAGATTTCAAAAATGGTTCAAAATGCTACCGTTTGCGGACTTACCCGAGCGGTAGAAAACGACATCAAAGTCGCAGCAGATGCTTTGAAGCATGCCGTAAAACCCAGGATACATACAGGAATTGGAACGTCAGATTCCCATATCAAACACAAGTTCAAGGCTTCCAGAGAGCAGATTATTGAGCGCGCCTTTAAGGCCGTAAGCTATGCCAAATCATTTGTGGAAGACGTGGAATTCTATGCAGAAGATGCCGGAAGAACCGATAATGATTATCTCGCCAGAGTTTGCGAGGCCGCCATCAAGGCTGGTGCAACGGTGCTGAACATTCCAGACACGACTGGATATTGCTTGCCTAGTGAGTATGGAGCCAAGATCAAATATCTAAAGGAAAACGTCAAAGGTATTGACAAAGCCATCCTTTCCGTTCACTGTCACAACGACTTGGGACTTGCCACGGCAAACTCTATTGAAGGTG is from Nonlabens sp. YIK11 and encodes:
- a CDS encoding 2-isopropylmalate synthase gives rise to the protein MSKNNVQIFDTTLRDGEQVPGCKLNTDQKVRIAQRLDGLGVDVIEAGFPVSSPGDFQSVVEISKMVQNATVCGLTRAVENDIKVAADALKHAVKPRIHTGIGTSDSHIKHKFKASREQIIERAFKAVSYAKSFVEDVEFYAEDAGRTDNDYLARVCEAAIKAGATVLNIPDTTGYCLPSEYGAKIKYLKENVKGIDKAILSVHCHNDLGLATANSIEGVINGARQIECTINGIGERAGNTALEEVVMVLKQHPYLDLDTNIDTRQLFGISQLVSDSMGIYTQPNKAIVGANAFAHSSGIHQDGVIKNRATYEIIDPKDVGVTESAIVLTARSGRAALAYRAKIVGYELTKLQLDVVYSKFLEFADRKKEIKDDDIHQIIEKSHLYREIISA